The following proteins are encoded in a genomic region of Verrucomicrobiota bacterium:
- a CDS encoding nuclear transport factor 2 family protein produces MTSFIAITSPEDKFEKVDAADEAGNLGRMRLSFLVLVLSLMPWATAPANPVSSSVSSFQEAMASTSTVQGPPRGSAAEQEAISRFEIFLGHLDERTARHETEKVYAPDAYLNDTLKTIHGSPAIRDYFIKTAQGLESMTVVFDDVAVSGHNYYFRWTMDTRMKHLAKGKTVRTIGVTLVRFDPQGRVLIHQDFWDSAQGVWDHVPVLGSVIRWIQSKI; encoded by the coding sequence ATGACTTCCTTTATCGCGATAACTTCGCCTGAAGACAAGTTCGAGAAGGTTGACGCGGCGGACGAAGCGGGGAACCTTGGGCGCATGAGACTCTCCTTTCTAGTACTTGTGCTATCACTCATGCCCTGGGCTACCGCGCCGGCGAATCCGGTCTCCTCGTCCGTATCATCCTTCCAGGAGGCCATGGCATCCACATCCACCGTACAGGGTCCACCCCGCGGAAGTGCCGCCGAGCAGGAAGCCATCTCCCGTTTCGAAATTTTCCTCGGCCATCTGGACGAACGAACCGCCCGGCATGAAACCGAAAAGGTCTATGCGCCCGATGCCTATCTGAACGACACCCTGAAGACGATCCATGGTTCCCCAGCGATCCGGGATTATTTCATCAAGACGGCCCAAGGGCTTGAGAGCATGACCGTCGTCTTCGACGATGTCGCCGTCTCTGGTCATAACTACTACTTCCGCTGGACCATGGATACCAGGATGAAGCATCTCGCCAAGGGGAAGACCGTCCGGACGATCGGGGTCACACTAGTGCGATTCGATCCGCAAGGAAGGGTACTGATCCATCAGGACTTCTGGGATTCCGCCCAGGGAGTTTGGGATCATGTTCCAGTCTTGGGCTCGGTGATCCGCTGGATCCAGTCGAAGATTTAA